In one Novosphingopyxis iocasae genomic region, the following are encoded:
- a CDS encoding glycosyltransferase family 4 protein yields MPVPPLSYGGTERVIADLARAQAALGHEPVIFAGSDSSIDLPLRSGFRSLSDHRGKGTVPPGLAAELEAAQLAELLRAGDAFDIVHLHGSAHASALCQTWAAPVFRTIHWRADEEDHRQHFRQFPEERVVAISHAQAEDMPQSSLAGVVHHGIPVDRLTEGRGAGGYLAFIGRMTDQKRPDRAIELASRAGLPLQLAGPVDPGNPDYFDRVVAPALSSSIRHVGSIDDRAKQSFLGDASALLFPIDWPEPFGLVMIEAMACGTPVIAWAKGSVPEIVEDGVTGIVVQSLDEALARLPEVLALDRGRVRQRFEERFTATLMAQDMCALYSAVLESSEI; encoded by the coding sequence TTGCCTGTTCCGCCGCTAAGCTATGGCGGCACCGAACGCGTGATTGCAGATCTCGCGCGGGCACAGGCCGCGCTTGGGCACGAGCCGGTGATCTTTGCCGGCAGCGACAGCAGCATCGATCTTCCGCTCCGTTCCGGCTTCCGCTCCCTATCCGATCATCGCGGCAAGGGCACAGTGCCGCCGGGGCTCGCCGCAGAGCTGGAGGCCGCTCAGCTTGCCGAACTGCTGAGGGCGGGAGATGCTTTCGATATCGTCCATTTGCATGGGTCCGCTCATGCCAGCGCACTGTGTCAGACCTGGGCAGCGCCCGTTTTCCGGACGATCCATTGGCGCGCGGACGAGGAAGATCACCGCCAGCATTTCCGTCAATTTCCCGAAGAGCGCGTGGTCGCCATTTCCCACGCCCAAGCCGAAGACATGCCGCAATCCTCTCTGGCGGGTGTCGTGCATCACGGCATCCCGGTCGATCGGCTGACAGAGGGGCGCGGGGCGGGCGGCTATCTTGCCTTCATCGGACGAATGACCGACCAGAAGCGGCCGGACCGGGCCATCGAATTGGCCAGCCGGGCGGGCCTTCCTCTGCAGCTTGCCGGTCCCGTCGATCCCGGAAATCCTGACTATTTCGATCGGGTCGTGGCTCCCGCGCTATCTTCTTCGATACGGCATGTCGGGAGTATCGATGATCGCGCCAAGCAAAGTTTTCTGGGAGATGCTTCGGCCTTGCTGTTCCCGATCGACTGGCCGGAACCCTTCGGGCTGGTGATGATCGAAGCAATGGCCTGCGGAACGCCGGTGATAGCGTGGGCCAAGGGCAGCGTCCCGGAAATCGTCGAGGACGGAGTAACCGGTATCGTCGTGCAGTCTCTGGACGAGGCGCTGGCGCGCTTACCTGAGGTCCTCGCGCTCGACCGAGGCCGCGTCCGCCAACGCTTCGAGGAGCGCTTTACCGCAACCCTCATGGCACAAGACATGTGTGCTCTTTACAGTGCCGTTTTGGAAAGTTCGGAGATTTAG